The DNA window AGGATGGCAGCCATATCGTCACCGGCCAGAATCACCCGGGTCTTCAGGCCGAAGACGGTGAATGCGGCAGTCATGCCTTCTCTCCCATCTTCTGATGAACGGCGATCAGATCTCTGGTCTCCGGGACGTCATGAGCCCGCACTATCGCGGCCCCTGCTCGGAGTAACTGCATCGTGACGGCCAGCGTCCCTGCCAGCCGCCCCTCTGCCGGTTCATTGAGGAGATCCCCGATGAAGGTCTTGCGGGAGACGGCCGCGAGCACCGGGTAGTCGAGGGCCGTGAACGATGCGAAGTGCGTGCAGAGCGCCCAATCATCCTCGACCGTCCGTTCTGCAGTCCAGAGCCCGACGGCCGGATCGAGGATCACATCGTTGATTCCGGCCAGTTCACATCGGTCGATCACCGTCTCCAGCGCCTGCAGGGTGGCCGGCACCCCTTTCGGGTCGCCGGGGAGGTGATTCGCTGCCATCGCGAT is part of the Methanosphaerula palustris E1-9c genome and encodes:
- the folP gene encoding dihydropteroate synthase — translated: MQNCTLGRLAIGPGEPVRLMGVINCSPESFFSGSFTPEDQIRRRAEQMIGDGADLIDLGARSTAPGCPFLSIEEEIGRVEAALNQLDGSGITVSVDTMYPAVLEACLRHDVHALNDIGGLTDPALASLAADAGLPVIAMAANHLPGDPKGVPATLQALETVIDRCELAGINDVILDPAVGLWTAERTVEDDWALCTHFASFTALDYPVLAAVSRKTFIGDLLNEPAEGRLAGTLAVTMQLLRAGAAIVRAHDVPETRDLIAVHQKMGEKA